A single Pedobacter sp. PACM 27299 DNA region contains:
- a CDS encoding UDP-glucuronic acid decarboxylase family protein — protein sequence MGRKRVLITGAAGFLGSHLCDRFIKEDYHVIAMDNLITGDLENIAHLFKLENFEFAHHDVSKFVYVAGDLDYILHFASPASPIDYLKIPIQTLKVGSLGTHNLLGLAKSKNARMLIASTSEVYGDPNVNPQPEEYWGNVNPVGPRGVYDEAKRFQEAMTMAYHTFHGLETRIVRIFNTYGPRMRLNDGRVLPAFIGQALRGEDLTVFGDGSQTRSFCYVDDLVEGIYRLLLSDYAMPVNIGNPDEITIKQFGEEIIKLTGTTQKLVLRDLPVDDPKQRRPDITKARELLGWEPKVSRAEGLKITYEYFKSLPAEALVNKEHKDFTTYNR from the coding sequence ATGGGACGTAAAAGAGTATTGATTACCGGAGCAGCAGGCTTCCTGGGTTCACATTTATGTGATCGTTTTATTAAAGAAGATTATCATGTGATCGCAATGGATAACCTGATCACCGGAGACCTTGAGAATATTGCACATTTGTTCAAACTGGAAAATTTCGAATTTGCACACCATGACGTATCAAAATTCGTTTATGTAGCAGGGGATTTGGATTATATCTTACACTTCGCCTCACCGGCAAGTCCGATTGACTATCTAAAAATACCAATTCAAACGTTAAAAGTAGGTTCATTAGGTACACATAATTTATTGGGTCTGGCAAAAAGTAAAAATGCCAGGATGCTGATCGCTTCCACTTCTGAAGTATATGGAGATCCAAATGTAAATCCACAGCCGGAAGAATATTGGGGTAATGTAAATCCAGTTGGTCCTAGAGGGGTTTACGATGAGGCAAAACGTTTTCAGGAAGCAATGACTATGGCTTACCATACTTTCCATGGTTTAGAAACCAGAATTGTAAGAATATTCAATACTTATGGTCCAAGAATGCGTCTGAATGATGGCCGTGTTTTACCGGCTTTTATCGGACAGGCATTACGTGGAGAAGACCTGACCGTATTTGGTGATGGTTCTCAAACCCGTTCTTTCTGTTATGTGGATGATTTAGTGGAAGGTATTTACAGGTTATTGCTGAGTGATTATGCCATGCCAGTGAACATCGGTAACCCTGATGAGATCACCATCAAGCAATTCGGTGAGGAAATTATTAAGCTAACCGGTACCACACAGAAATTAGTGCTGCGTGATTTGCCCGTTGATGATCCTAAACAAAGACGTCCGGATATTACTAAAGCCAGAGAACTTTTAGGCTGGGAGCCTAAAGTGAGCAGGGCAGAGGGTTTGAAGATTACTTATGAATATTTCAAATCTTTGCCAGCAGAAGCATTGGTGAATAAAGAACATAAAGATTTTACAACTTATAACCGCTAA
- a CDS encoding 3-deoxy-D-manno-octulosonic acid transferase: MLWLYNIGISFYGLVLRVFSLFNTKAKLFIEGRTQLFEQIEKTLDPSKTNIWFHFASLGEFEQGRPVLEKIKTLYPNKNIVVTFFSPSGYEIRKNYALAAGVFYLPLDTEANAKKFIAAIKPEIAIFTKYEYWYHYFKVLHQHNIPLYVISGIFRPDQIFFKWYGSFNRKILSFVTHFFVQNQESVDLLKRIHLENVSLSGDTRFDRVAENAQSPKTIQEVADFCGSDPVFIAGSSWPADEQLIAVLIAQHPDWKFVIAPHETDDSHIAALRKLIPAAITHSELLKGSKKIAKTLIIDNIGMLSSLYQYGNIAYIGGGFGAGIHNTLEAAAYGIPVIFGPKYAKFQEAKDLIEIGAAISIETESDLSAAFLQFQKNAAAGKIAQKYVQNKTGSTRQILDYITRNF, translated from the coding sequence ATGCTTTGGCTTTATAATATAGGAATCTCTTTTTATGGATTAGTGCTGCGCGTATTTTCCTTATTCAACACAAAAGCCAAACTGTTTATCGAGGGTAGAACTCAACTTTTTGAGCAAATAGAAAAAACACTGGATCCTTCTAAAACCAATATATGGTTTCATTTCGCTTCATTGGGCGAATTCGAGCAGGGAAGACCTGTTTTGGAAAAGATTAAAACCCTTTATCCCAATAAAAATATCGTCGTTACCTTCTTTTCTCCTTCGGGATATGAGATCAGAAAAAACTATGCTTTGGCAGCTGGTGTTTTTTATCTGCCTTTAGATACTGAGGCAAATGCCAAAAAGTTCATTGCAGCGATTAAACCTGAAATTGCCATCTTCACCAAGTATGAATATTGGTATCATTATTTCAAAGTCTTGCATCAGCACAACATCCCTTTATATGTGATCTCCGGAATTTTCCGGCCAGATCAGATATTTTTCAAATGGTACGGCTCCTTTAACCGGAAAATCCTAAGTTTCGTCACCCATTTTTTCGTTCAAAACCAGGAGAGCGTTGACTTATTAAAAAGAATCCATTTGGAAAATGTAAGTTTAAGTGGAGATACCCGTTTCGATCGTGTGGCCGAAAATGCACAATCGCCAAAAACCATTCAGGAAGTCGCAGATTTCTGCGGATCAGATCCAGTATTTATTGCGGGCAGCAGCTGGCCGGCAGATGAGCAGTTGATCGCTGTTCTTATTGCCCAGCACCCAGACTGGAAATTCGTCATTGCACCTCATGAAACAGACGATTCACATATTGCAGCACTGAGAAAACTTATTCCCGCAGCAATTACGCATTCCGAACTATTAAAAGGAAGTAAAAAAATTGCCAAAACCCTAATTATAGACAACATCGGCATGCTTTCGTCGCTTTATCAATATGGTAACATTGCCTATATCGGTGGAGGATTCGGGGCAGGCATTCACAACACACTGGAAGCTGCTGCTTATGGAATTCCCGTAATTTTTGGTCCTAAATATGCTAAGTTCCAAGAGGCAAAAGACCTGATTGAAATTGGAGCAGCAATTAGTATTGAAACAGAAAGCGATCTTTCTGCCGCTTTTCTACAATTCCAAAAGAATGCAGCTGCGGGAAAGATCGCCCAGAAGTATGTACAGAATAAAACCGGTTCTACCCGTCAGATCCTGGATTATATTACTCGTAATTTCTAA
- the hemH gene encoding ferrochelatase, which translates to MGKKGILLVNLGTPDSPEVSDVRTYLDEFLMDERVIDINAFQRTLLVKGIIVPFRSPKTSKLYKEIWDENGSPLLYYSKIQAAMLQEKLGEEYQVELAMRYQNPSIASGLDRLKAGLVESIQVIPLFPQYASASTGSVIQKVMELVSKWQTVPPISFINSFHDNELMIDTFAENAQKYQPESYDQILFSFHGLPERQLKKCDHTGQHCLKKDDCCSTLTNVNKFCYSAQCHDTARLIAKRLNIPAEKYSVCFQSRLGKEPWVQPYTSDVLKELAEKGKKRLLVFCPAFVADCLETLYEVSVEYHEEFRALGGEEVQLVASLNDDPKFIDALVEMVKPS; encoded by the coding sequence ATGGGAAAAAAGGGCATACTGCTAGTGAATTTAGGAACTCCGGATAGTCCGGAAGTAAGTGATGTACGAACATATCTTGATGAGTTCTTGATGGATGAGCGTGTGATTGATATCAACGCATTTCAGAGAACATTATTGGTGAAAGGAATTATTGTTCCTTTTCGCAGCCCTAAAACTTCTAAGTTATACAAGGAGATCTGGGATGAAAATGGATCGCCTTTGTTATATTACAGCAAAATCCAGGCAGCGATGCTTCAGGAGAAACTTGGCGAGGAATACCAGGTTGAATTGGCCATGCGTTATCAAAATCCTTCCATTGCTTCTGGTCTGGACAGGCTAAAAGCTGGATTGGTAGAAAGTATCCAAGTGATTCCATTATTCCCGCAATACGCCTCTGCAAGTACAGGGTCGGTGATCCAAAAGGTAATGGAACTGGTGAGCAAATGGCAAACGGTTCCGCCAATCAGCTTCATCAACTCTTTCCATGATAATGAATTGATGATAGATACTTTCGCTGAGAATGCGCAAAAGTATCAGCCGGAAAGTTATGATCAGATCTTATTTAGTTTCCATGGCCTGCCAGAAAGACAATTAAAAAAATGTGACCATACCGGCCAGCATTGCTTGAAAAAAGACGATTGCTGCAGTACCTTGACCAATGTGAACAAGTTTTGCTATTCTGCACAGTGTCATGATACCGCCAGATTAATCGCTAAAAGATTGAACATTCCTGCTGAAAAGTATTCTGTATGTTTCCAATCGAGATTAGGAAAAGAACCTTGGGTACAGCCTTATACCAGTGATGTTTTAAAAGAACTTGCGGAAAAAGGTAAAAAGAGACTTTTGGTATTCTGTCCGGCTTTTGTGGCAGATTGCTTAGAAACACTTTATGAGGTAAGCGTGGAATATCATGAAGAGTTCAGAGCTCTCGGCGGTGAAGAAGTTCAGTTGGTAGCCAGCTTAAATGACGACCCCAAATTTATTGATGCGCTAGTTGAAATGGTGAAACCATCATAA
- a CDS encoding phosphoribosyltransferase family protein produces the protein MAESQLLILDKKQIQQKINRIAYQILEDNLNEKEIVLAGIWDRGYKVALRLKKVLAKISDLKITMLKIELDRLNSKLVANTDLDESHWKNKVIILVDDVLNSGKTLAYGLGVFLNTPHKKIRTVVLVDRSHKIFPIATDFVGLQMATVLKEHVDVVIDVAGEEDRVYLS, from the coding sequence ATGGCAGAATCTCAATTGCTTATTCTTGACAAGAAGCAGATACAACAAAAGATTAATAGGATTGCTTACCAGATACTGGAAGATAACCTGAATGAGAAGGAAATTGTATTGGCTGGAATATGGGATCGTGGGTATAAAGTTGCCCTTCGACTAAAGAAAGTATTGGCCAAGATTTCAGACTTGAAAATTACCATGTTGAAAATTGAGCTGGATCGCTTAAATAGCAAGCTAGTTGCCAATACGGATCTTGATGAGAGCCATTGGAAAAATAAAGTCATCATCCTAGTTGACGATGTACTGAATAGCGGAAAAACATTAGCTTATGGATTGGGTGTTTTCCTGAATACCCCGCATAAAAAGATCAGAACCGTAGTATTGGTAGATAGAAGCCATAAAATATTCCCTATTGCAACGGATTTTGTTGGCTTACAGATGGCTACTGTTTTAAAGGAACATGTAGATGTAGTGATTGATGTAGCAGGAGAAGAGGATCGCGTTTATTTAAGTTAA
- a CDS encoding head GIN domain-containing protein, whose protein sequence is MKSTLLFKSALPVLLAFSILTIPAKAQQDKNIPLTNYNEVTVSSGIDLYLTQSNSENIKVTGHEEILKNVIVEKNGSGLNIKYKDNQGWGRKFKGQSVKVYVNYKTLKAITASGGSDVYSQNTIKTPKLSLRASGGADLSLDIQADDLEVTISGGSDAKLKGTVKNMIIESSGGSDVHAYQLISDYAKVTSSGGSDANVYVNKGLEASASGGSDIHYKGNAALNKTSNSKSGDVIHVK, encoded by the coding sequence ATGAAAAGCACCTTACTATTTAAATCAGCACTACCTGTACTTTTAGCTTTTTCCATCTTAACGATACCAGCAAAAGCACAGCAAGACAAAAATATCCCTTTAACGAATTACAATGAAGTTACTGTTTCCAGCGGAATAGACCTTTATCTTACCCAGAGTAATTCTGAGAACATTAAAGTGACTGGCCATGAAGAGATTTTAAAAAATGTGATAGTTGAAAAGAATGGCTCAGGCTTAAACATCAAATACAAGGATAATCAAGGCTGGGGAAGAAAGTTTAAAGGACAAAGCGTTAAGGTTTATGTGAACTATAAAACCTTGAAAGCCATTACCGCTAGCGGCGGCAGTGATGTTTATAGTCAGAATACCATTAAAACACCAAAATTAAGTCTGCGTGCTTCTGGTGGGGCCGACCTTTCTTTAGACATCCAGGCGGATGATCTGGAAGTGACGATAAGCGGCGGTTCAGATGCAAAACTTAAAGGAACAGTGAAAAATATGATCATAGAGAGCAGTGGCGGCAGTGATGTACATGCTTACCAGCTGATCAGTGATTACGCAAAAGTAACTTCCAGTGGTGGTTCAGATGCGAATGTATATGTAAACAAAGGATTAGAAGCGAGTGCAAGTGGCGGCAGTGATATCCATTATAAAGGAAATGCAGCATTGAATAAGACCTCTAACTCAAAAAGCGGAGATGTGATTCATGTAAAATAA
- the rlmD gene encoding 23S rRNA (uracil(1939)-C(5))-methyltransferase RlmD: MSRNRKSGTVTIIPNLSIIDIAEEGKGVGKADELVVFVDKAVPGDVVDVRVVKKKKNFAEAVIEAIHVKSELRTDAFCQHFGTCGGCKWQHMDYSAQLTFKQKNVEAALQRLAKIDISSMEPILGSAENKYYRNKLEYTFSNKRWLNKADMPVIADAEASADEHAVVEEIASPEKAEMEMNALGFHVPLRFDKILDIEHCYLQAEPSNTLRNKVRSYALENGISFYDLRNHEGALRNLIIRTSSTGEVMVVVVFAYVEQAQVDGMMEYLKVNFPEVTSLLYIINQKKNDTIFDQEVITYAGRDHIFEEMNGLKFKIGAKSFYQTNSLQAFELYKITKEFAGFSGDELVYDLYTGAGTIANFVAGSVKQVIGVEYVPTAIEDAKFNSNLNGINNTTFYAGDMKDILTTDFIAAHGKPDVVITDPPRAGMHADVVARLLEMEAEKIVYVSCNAATQARDLALLKEKYEVVRIKPVDMFPHTQHVENVVLLKFTGLTTVEVAEAN; the protein is encoded by the coding sequence ATGAGTAGAAATAGAAAATCCGGAACGGTAACCATTATCCCCAATTTAAGTATTATTGATATTGCCGAAGAAGGCAAGGGAGTAGGTAAAGCAGATGAGTTGGTGGTATTTGTGGATAAAGCCGTACCCGGCGATGTCGTTGATGTTCGTGTTGTAAAAAAGAAAAAGAATTTCGCTGAGGCCGTAATTGAGGCTATACATGTGAAATCTGAGTTGAGAACGGATGCATTTTGTCAGCATTTTGGTACTTGTGGCGGCTGCAAATGGCAGCACATGGACTATAGTGCTCAATTGACATTTAAACAGAAAAATGTAGAAGCCGCTTTGCAAAGGCTGGCTAAAATTGATATCTCCTCCATGGAGCCGATTTTAGGATCAGCAGAGAATAAATACTATAGAAATAAATTAGAATATACCTTTTCAAATAAACGCTGGCTAAATAAAGCAGATATGCCGGTGATTGCAGATGCTGAAGCTTCAGCTGATGAGCATGCTGTAGTTGAAGAGATCGCTTCCCCAGAAAAAGCGGAAATGGAAATGAATGCTTTAGGTTTCCACGTTCCTTTGCGTTTTGATAAAATATTAGACATTGAGCATTGCTATTTACAGGCAGAACCTTCCAACACTTTGAGAAATAAAGTGAGAAGTTATGCTTTGGAAAATGGAATCAGCTTCTATGATCTGCGTAACCATGAAGGTGCTTTAAGAAACCTGATCATCCGTACCTCTTCTACAGGTGAAGTAATGGTTGTGGTGGTGTTCGCATACGTGGAACAAGCACAGGTAGATGGTATGATGGAATACCTGAAAGTGAACTTCCCTGAAGTGACTTCTCTTTTATACATCATCAACCAGAAGAAAAATGATACTATTTTCGATCAGGAAGTAATTACTTACGCAGGAAGAGACCACATCTTTGAAGAAATGAATGGACTGAAATTCAAAATTGGTGCGAAATCATTCTATCAGACCAACTCTTTACAAGCTTTTGAATTGTATAAGATTACGAAAGAGTTTGCTGGTTTCAGCGGAGATGAACTGGTATACGATTTATATACTGGTGCTGGTACGATTGCCAACTTTGTAGCAGGTAGCGTGAAGCAGGTAATTGGTGTTGAATATGTGCCTACGGCAATTGAAGATGCTAAATTCAACTCGAATTTAAACGGAATCAACAATACCACCTTCTATGCAGGTGATATGAAAGATATTTTAACCACTGATTTTATTGCAGCGCATGGTAAACCTGATGTGGTGATCACAGATCCACCAAGAGCAGGTATGCATGCAGATGTTGTAGCCAGATTGCTAGAGATGGAAGCAGAGAAAATTGTGTATGTGAGCTGTAATGCAGCGACCCAGGCAAGAGATTTAGCCCTGTTAAAAGAGAAATATGAAGTAGTACGCATCAAACCTGTAGATATGTTCCCGCATACACAGCATGTTGAAAACGTAGTGCTGTTAAAATTTACCGGTCTGACTACTGTTGAAGTAGCAGAAGCTAATTAG
- a CDS encoding UDP-glucose dehydrogenase family protein, protein MKIAVIGTGYVGLVTGTCLAETGNKVICVDIDAAKVKKMQDGQVPIYEPGLDVLFHRNIAQGRLTFTTDLAHGIQDAQIIFMALPTPPGGDGAADLSYILGAAKDISKLVTEYKVIVNKSTVPVGTADKVRAVFEANTSIEIDVVSNPEFLREGVAVEDFMKPDRVVIGTRSERAQKLMAELYGPYVRQGNPILFMDERSSELTKYAANSFLATKITFMNEIANLCEIVDADVDAVRKGIGSDARIGKRFLFPGIGYGGSCFPKDVQALAKSADEHQYDFQILKAVMEVNEKQKTVLVDKLLKYYKGDLKGKHFALWGLAFKPETDDIREAPALYIIDELLKHGATVAAFDPEGMENVRRLLGDKISFVADQYEALQNADALLIATEWSVFRNPDFEKMEENLGNKVIFDGRNLYDLEKMIDLGYYYNSIGRKLID, encoded by the coding sequence ATGAAAATAGCTGTTATTGGAACAGGATATGTGGGTTTGGTAACTGGTACCTGCTTAGCAGAAACTGGAAACAAAGTAATTTGTGTAGATATAGATGCTGCTAAAGTTAAAAAGATGCAGGATGGTCAGGTACCCATCTATGAACCAGGCCTTGACGTGTTATTTCATAGAAATATTGCTCAGGGAAGGTTAACTTTTACGACAGATCTGGCTCATGGCATTCAGGATGCACAGATTATATTTATGGCTTTACCAACTCCTCCCGGAGGTGATGGCGCTGCCGATCTTTCCTATATCCTTGGTGCAGCAAAAGATATTTCCAAATTGGTTACAGAGTACAAAGTGATTGTCAACAAATCTACCGTTCCAGTAGGGACAGCAGATAAAGTGCGTGCGGTTTTTGAAGCCAACACGAGCATAGAAATTGATGTGGTTTCTAATCCTGAATTTCTTCGTGAAGGGGTAGCTGTAGAAGATTTCATGAAACCCGATCGCGTGGTGATCGGTACAAGAAGTGAAAGAGCACAGAAGTTAATGGCTGAATTGTACGGGCCTTATGTGAGACAGGGAAATCCGATCCTGTTTATGGATGAGCGTTCTTCTGAGCTGACAAAATATGCAGCCAATTCTTTCCTGGCTACGAAGATTACATTCATGAATGAAATCGCAAACCTTTGTGAGATTGTGGATGCTGATGTAGATGCGGTACGTAAAGGAATTGGTTCTGATGCCAGAATTGGCAAGCGTTTCCTTTTCCCTGGAATCGGTTACGGAGGAAGCTGCTTCCCTAAAGATGTTCAGGCTTTAGCTAAATCTGCCGATGAGCATCAATATGATTTCCAGATCCTGAAAGCGGTGATGGAGGTAAACGAGAAACAAAAGACAGTTTTGGTAGACAAGCTGTTGAAATATTATAAAGGTGACCTGAAAGGCAAGCATTTTGCTTTGTGGGGATTAGCATTTAAACCAGAAACTGATGATATCCGCGAAGCTCCAGCGTTGTATATTATCGATGAACTGCTGAAACATGGTGCGACTGTTGCTGCCTTTGATCCGGAAGGAATGGAGAATGTGAGACGTCTTCTAGGTGATAAAATCAGCTTCGTTGCCGATCAGTATGAAGCTTTGCAAAATGCAGATGCACTATTGATCGCTACTGAATGGTCTGTTTTTAGAAATCCTGATTTTGAGAAAATGGAAGAAAACCTGGGTAATAAAGTGATTTTTGATGGACGTAATTTATATGACCTGGAAAAAATGATCGATTTGGGTTATTATTATAATAGTATTGGCCGTAAATTAATAGATTAA
- a CDS encoding 1-acyl-sn-glycerol-3-phosphate acyltransferase: MYPSRKSKLIFQFFSWYSAYIIKKDFSSYTYDRLEVKEDEAILLLANHFSWWDGFLMFQLNKVVFKKEFHVLVSEEDYQRRWYLKYLGAFASKVKGKDVVKTLAYAGQLLDDPQNLVLLFPQGKLYTSYVSNISFEKGVMQLINASKKKFQVVFSATLTDYFDKRKPMAKSYLCTWVAEEYISLQLLKREYNKHYNGAIHRQSKKSA; this comes from the coding sequence ATGTACCCTTCCCGTAAAAGCAAGTTAATTTTTCAATTCTTTTCTTGGTATAGCGCTTATATCATAAAAAAGGATTTTTCAAGCTATACTTACGACCGGCTGGAGGTAAAGGAGGACGAGGCGATATTGCTCCTCGCCAATCATTTTAGCTGGTGGGATGGTTTCCTAATGTTTCAATTGAATAAGGTCGTTTTTAAGAAAGAATTCCATGTGCTGGTCAGCGAAGAAGATTATCAGCGGCGATGGTATTTAAAATATCTCGGTGCTTTTGCTTCCAAAGTGAAGGGGAAAGATGTGGTTAAAACACTGGCTTATGCCGGACAGCTATTAGATGATCCTCAAAACTTAGTCCTTTTATTTCCTCAGGGGAAGCTCTACACCAGTTATGTGAGCAATATCTCTTTTGAAAAAGGGGTGATGCAATTGATCAATGCTTCAAAGAAGAAATTTCAAGTGGTATTTTCTGCTACACTTACTGATTATTTTGACAAAAGAAAGCCAATGGCAAAAAGTTATCTCTGTACCTGGGTGGCGGAAGAGTATATCAGCTTGCAGCTGCTGAAAAGAGAATACAACAAACATTACAATGGGGCAATTCATAGACAAAGCAAAAAGTCTGCATGA
- a CDS encoding glycosyltransferase family 2 protein has product MIFFLYIVLVFLVLRFSVTLFNFLSNPKMGNYGRSFTDKVLIIIKVHQSEEEAEKLIASLSAQDYKNYEILIQPIHSPDVVVAEKAAYFLFLDADTVIQRGFINSLIYRTTVFKLAMLSVIPTPRISGFIANCMYPLTDFVLLNLFPLRLVRLLKHPSFSMANGACLFFDAEIYRQYEWDEALKSSNQAALEIMKMVKQEKLNADLLLGNKLIYQKESKPDVAGVSGRLMLNFNQQPIVALSYLILVIGGPIAMALTLAPVFLLLPYGLIFLSRMMIAYLTAQKPFPSILYHPLQMISLTWLVVHQCWKSFLAVFKSKN; this is encoded by the coding sequence ATGATCTTTTTTCTTTATATCGTACTCGTCTTTTTGGTCCTTCGTTTTTCAGTTACTCTGTTTAATTTTCTTTCTAACCCTAAAATGGGGAATTATGGCAGGTCTTTTACAGACAAAGTGCTGATCATCATAAAAGTTCATCAATCTGAAGAAGAAGCAGAGAAATTGATCGCCAGCCTATCCGCACAGGATTATAAAAATTATGAGATCTTAATTCAGCCGATTCATAGCCCCGATGTCGTTGTCGCAGAGAAAGCTGCTTACTTTCTATTTCTGGATGCAGACACTGTAATTCAAAGAGGATTTATTAACAGTCTGATTTATCGGACTACTGTGTTTAAACTCGCGATGCTGAGTGTGATTCCTACTCCCCGAATTTCTGGATTTATAGCCAACTGCATGTATCCCCTGACAGATTTTGTATTATTGAATTTATTTCCTTTAAGGTTAGTTCGCCTGTTGAAACATCCTTCGTTTTCTATGGCAAATGGTGCTTGTTTGTTCTTTGATGCGGAGATTTATCGCCAATACGAATGGGATGAGGCCCTTAAATCTTCCAATCAAGCTGCGCTCGAAATCATGAAAATGGTCAAACAGGAAAAGCTAAATGCGGACTTGCTGCTGGGAAATAAATTGATCTATCAGAAAGAAAGTAAGCCTGATGTAGCTGGTGTTTCAGGGCGCCTGATGCTTAATTTCAATCAGCAGCCGATCGTTGCCCTTTCCTATCTAATATTAGTAATCGGCGGCCCAATTGCCATGGCGCTTACTTTAGCCCCTGTATTTCTGCTGCTGCCCTATGGGCTGATCTTTTTATCAAGAATGATGATCGCTTATCTGACTGCGCAAAAACCTTTTCCATCCATCTTGTACCATCCATTACAAATGATCAGCTTAACCTGGCTGGTGGTTCATCAATGCTGGAAAAGCTTTCTTGCTGTATTTAAGTCTAAGAATTAG
- a CDS encoding 4-hydroxy-3-methylbut-2-enyl diphosphate reductase, producing the protein MGYDLAVTIDKASGFCFGVVYAIDMAEDILDHEDYLYCLGDIVHNDEEVKRLTAKGLRIIDHEQLQTLKNEKVLIRAHGEAPSTYQLAMENNLILIDASCPVVLKLQNRIKNSHDDDEQILIFGKHGHAEVIGLQGQTDGKAIVFQDLAELDHVDLPSKFTLYSQTTKSTDKFYHIKDQLLSRGYEVKANDTICRQVSNRYGDLEKFVVDFDKIIFVSGKKSSNGKVLYDVCKKYNPNAYFISNVEEIDQSWFAANDKVGICGATSTPMWLMEQVKSTLESY; encoded by the coding sequence ATGGGATACGATTTAGCCGTCACAATAGATAAAGCATCAGGATTTTGTTTCGGAGTAGTATATGCAATCGATATGGCTGAAGATATTTTAGACCATGAAGATTATTTATATTGCCTCGGCGACATTGTGCATAACGATGAAGAGGTAAAGCGATTAACCGCTAAAGGACTTCGTATCATCGATCATGAGCAGCTGCAGACCTTGAAAAATGAAAAGGTTTTGATCAGAGCACATGGGGAAGCACCTTCTACTTATCAGCTGGCGATGGAAAATAACCTGATCCTCATTGATGCTTCTTGTCCGGTAGTGTTAAAATTGCAGAACAGGATTAAAAATTCGCATGACGACGATGAGCAGATTCTGATTTTCGGAAAACATGGTCATGCGGAAGTGATCGGTTTACAAGGACAAACAGATGGGAAAGCCATCGTATTTCAGGATCTCGCAGAATTGGATCATGTGGATTTACCTTCAAAATTCACTTTATATAGTCAGACGACCAAAAGCACGGATAAATTCTACCACATCAAAGATCAGCTGCTGAGCAGAGGATATGAAGTGAAAGCAAATGATACCATTTGTCGCCAGGTGTCTAATCGTTATGGGGATCTGGAGAAATTTGTGGTTGATTTTGATAAGATCATCTTTGTATCGGGCAAGAAATCTTCAAATGGAAAGGTCTTGTACGATGTCTGCAAAAAATACAATCCCAATGCCTACTTTATTTCAAATGTGGAAGAAATCGATCAGAGTTGGTTTGCTGCAAATGATAAGGTCGGGATTTGTGGGGCCACTTCTACGCCAATGTGGCTAATGGAACAGGTAAAATCAACTTTAGAATCTTATTAA